The window TCCCGAACTCCCCGACGAGATCCGCGACCACGTCGAGTCGGTTGCCGACGAGTTCCAGGGAATGATGGAGAACCTCGATTTCATGCCGAACTCGCCGACCCTGATGAACGCAGGGGACGAGCTTCAGCAGCTCTCGGCGTGTTTCGTCGACTCCCCCGAGGACGACATCGACGACATCCACCAGACCGCCAAGGAGGCCGCACAGGTCTTCCAGAGCGGCGGCGGCATGGGCTATGCCTTCTGGCGGCTTCGACCCTACGGCGACGCGGTCGGCTCGACCGGCGGCATCGCCAGCGGTCCGATCACGTTCATGCGCACGTACGACCAGATGTGTGAGACGATCGCCCAGGGTGGCGCGCGACGCGGCGCCCAGATGGGCGTCATGCGCGTCTCCCATCCGGACGTCATCCAGTTCATCCACGCCAAGAACAAGGACGTCTCGCTGGCCGAGACGCTGCGCCTGAACGACCCTGACGACTACACGCACACCTCCTTCCAGGAAGCCTTAGAGGAGGCCCGCGAACTCATCGACGACGAGGGAAAAGTCCCCAAGCACCTCCGGAACGCCGTCGAGGGCCACCTCTCGAACTTCAATATCTCCGTCGGCATTACCGACGACTTCATGGACGCGGTCAAAAACGACGAGGAGTTTACCTTTACCAACCCCCGGACGGGCGAGCCACACGTTGCGACCGAGGAGACGAAGGAACTCTACGAGATGTTCGGCCTCGGGGACCACGTCGAGGTCGGCGAAGAACTGTCGGTGCCGGCCGGGGAACTCTGGGACGACATCGTCGAGGGCGCCCACGAGAACGGCGAACCCGGTGTCATCTACCTCGAGCGCGTCAACAAGCAACACTCCTTCGACGTCGAGAAACACCCCGATCACCGTATCCTCGCAACGAATCCCTGTGGCGAACAGCCCTTAGAGGAGTACGAGGCCTGTAACCTCGGCCACATCAACCTCTCGACGCTCGCCGACCTCGAAGCGCCCGACTGGCGCGTCTGGTACGACGAACACGGCGACAAGTACGACGACCTCGAGGCCGCCGTCGACGCTTTCCTCGAGGAGGCCGTCGACTTCGAGGAGTTCGACCGCCGCATCGAGATGGGGACGCGCTTTTTGGAGAACGTCGTCACCATGTCGGACTTCCCGGTCGACAAGATCGAACAGAAGGTCCGGGAGATGCGCAAGATCGGGCTGGGCATCATGGGCCTGGCACAGCTGTATATCCAGCTGGGCATGGAGTACGGCAGCGAGGCCTCCAACGAGGTCGCACGCCAGCTGATGACCCACATCAACCACACCTCGAAGTGGACGTCCCACGAACTCGCCGAGGAACGGGGCAGTTTCGAGGAGTGGGACAAGTCCAAGTACGCGAACCCGACCGAGTACCGCGAGTGGTTCGAGCACCAGACCGGCCTCGACGCCGACGACTGGGCGGACGGGTTCCCGATCCGGAACCACAACACGACGACCATCGCGCCGACGGGCACGACGAGCATGGTCGGCAACACCACCGGCGGCTGTGAGCCGATCTACAACGTCGCCTACTACAAGAACGTCTCCGACGACGTCCAGGGCGACGAGATGTTAGTCGAGTTCGACGACTACTTCCTCCGTGTACTGGAGGACAACGACATCGACGTCGACGCGGTCAAGGAGGAGGCCAAAGAGCAGATGGCGACCAACCAGTTCAACGGCGTCGAGGGGCTCTCGACGGTGCCCGACGCCATCGGCGAACTGTTCGTCACGACCGGCGACCTCTCCGCGAAGGAACACGCCGGCGTGCAGGTCGCCTGCCAGGAGGGCGTCGACTCCGCCATCTCGAAGACTGTCAACGCGCCCAACGACTCGACGCTCGAGGACGCCAAGGACGTCTTCGAGTACATCTACGAACACGGCGGCAAGGGCGTCACCTACTACCGCGACGGCACCCGCTCGAAGCAGGTGCTGACGACCCGCGCCGACAACACCGACTTCGCCGACGAGACCGAAGCCGCCGAGGCGCTGGTCGAGCAGATCGACGAGATCTTCGGCGGCCTCGAGGCGTTCCTCGAGAACGAGGACGTCCAGGAACTGCTCGAGGACGAGGTCCCGACGATCGCGACGGACGACAGTGACGTCAAACCCATCGAGGTCGACTTCACCCAGAAGCGCGAGCGGCCCGACGCCCTGCAGGGCGTCAGCCAGCGCATCGACACCGGCTACGGCAAGGTCTACGTGACGATCAACGAGGATCCCGAGACCGGCCAGCCGTTCGAACTGTTCGCGAACATCGGCCACTCGGGCGGCTTTACCAACTCCTTCACCGAGGCGCTGGCGAAGGTCATCTCGACCTCGCTGCGCTCGGGCGTCGACCCCGAGGAGATCGTCGACGAACTCTGTGGGACGCGCTCGCCGAAAGTCGCCTGGGACAAGGGCGAACAGATCCAGTCGATCCCCGACGCCATCGGCACCGCGATGCGTCGCTACCTCGAGGACGAGATCGACAAGCCGTACCCGACCCAGCAGACGCTCGAGGAGTCGGCCGACGCGGGGGCAGCCGAGTACGACGGCCCGCAGACCGACGGCGGCGCCGCGGCGGCCGAGACCGCCGGTAGCGATACCGACACCGACACCGACGCGACGCAGGACCTCATCGACGCCGGCGAGTCCCCCGA of the Halobiforma lacisalsi AJ5 genome contains:
- a CDS encoding adenosylcobalamin-dependent ribonucleoside-diphosphate reductase; translated protein: MSESELSAEELTLPIKRTEGDTLEDRLTGNAYHNILPARYLRKDADGDLIEEQEDLFERVGENIALAEAVFEAEKRDVEITVTPDQLKPDHPRRDELAEEVFGAGTTAEDDDEATLSIYNVNKFAYETVVPELPDEIRDHVESVADEFQGMMENLDFMPNSPTLMNAGDELQQLSACFVDSPEDDIDDIHQTAKEAAQVFQSGGGMGYAFWRLRPYGDAVGSTGGIASGPITFMRTYDQMCETIAQGGARRGAQMGVMRVSHPDVIQFIHAKNKDVSLAETLRLNDPDDYTHTSFQEALEEARELIDDEGKVPKHLRNAVEGHLSNFNISVGITDDFMDAVKNDEEFTFTNPRTGEPHVATEETKELYEMFGLGDHVEVGEELSVPAGELWDDIVEGAHENGEPGVIYLERVNKQHSFDVEKHPDHRILATNPCGEQPLEEYEACNLGHINLSTLADLEAPDWRVWYDEHGDKYDDLEAAVDAFLEEAVDFEEFDRRIEMGTRFLENVVTMSDFPVDKIEQKVREMRKIGLGIMGLAQLYIQLGMEYGSEASNEVARQLMTHINHTSKWTSHELAEERGSFEEWDKSKYANPTEYREWFEHQTGLDADDWADGFPIRNHNTTTIAPTGTTSMVGNTTGGCEPIYNVAYYKNVSDDVQGDEMLVEFDDYFLRVLEDNDIDVDAVKEEAKEQMATNQFNGVEGLSTVPDAIGELFVTTGDLSAKEHAGVQVACQEGVDSAISKTVNAPNDSTLEDAKDVFEYIYEHGGKGVTYYRDGTRSKQVLTTRADNTDFADETEAAEALVEQIDEIFGGLEAFLENEDVQELLEDEVPTIATDDSDVKPIEVDFTQKRERPDALQGVSQRIDTGYGKVYVTINEDPETGQPFELFANIGHSGGFTNSFTEALAKVISTSLRSGVDPEEIVDELCGTRSPKVAWDKGEQIQSIPDAIGTAMRRYLEDEIDKPYPTQQTLEESADAGAAEYDGPQTDGGAAAAETAGSDTDTDTDATQDLIDAGESPECPDCGSLSLYYSEGCKTCESCGWSEC